CTCCGGGCGACGGCGAGGAAGAGGGGCGTCCGGCCCTCGCGGTCCACGGTGTCGACCTTGGCGCCATGTTTCAGGAGGATCCGGGCCATGCCCGCCTCCGTCTCCGGGGAAGCGCCGGTCCAGACCCAGAGGTGGAGGAGGGGGGTATCCCCCTGGCGGTCCACGGCATTGGGGTCCGCCCCGTGGGCCAGGAAACGCTCCATCAGGGGGGCCACCTGCTCGAGGTGGAAGGGGGGCAGCCGGTGGAGGACGGTCCGACCATATTTGTCGGTCCGGTGGACATCGGCGCCCTTGTCCAGCAGGAGCTGGACCCAGGGCAGGGGAGCGGGCCACCCGGCGGCCTTCAGCAGGGGCGTGCAGCCCTCCCGGTCCACCACGTCCACCTCAGGGCCGGAGGCCGCCAGAACACGCTTGAAGACCTCCAGGGAGTCCGGCTGGGAGATGTGATAAGCCGCGGCCACCAGGGCGGGCGGGCAGTTCCGGTAGGCCCTCAGGGAGGCCCCATGGGCCAGGAGCTGTCCCACCAGGTCCGGGTTGCCCTGCGAGATGGCCCGGAGCAGGGCCGGCTTGGAGTTGGGCCACCCGCTGTTGCGGTTCGGGTCCGCCCCGGCCGCCAGGAGCTGAAGGGCCCAGTCGTCCCGCTTGAGGTCGATGCAGCGCTGGAGGGCGGTGAGCTGGTCGGGCATCAGGCTGTCGAGGTCCTCCGGGTGGGCCTTGAGGGCAGCCTCGAAGGCCCGCTCATCCTTGTCCTCCAGGGCCCTGAAAAGGCTCTGCCGGGGACGGCACTGGACGGGGTCCAGGTGGGGGACCCCCAGCTTCTCCAGGAGCTTCGCTTTCAGGGCCGGGGGGAAGCCGTAGGGCATCCGCTCCAGGGCATAGAGGCGGTAGTACTCCTGCGCCTGGACCCGGCAGTTGGCGGAGGTGAGGGTGGACCAGGGGTTCTGCTCCTTCGAGAGCGCGTCCAGGGTGTCTGCCAGGTTGAGGAGGGCCACCTCCCGGTGGGGGTCCGCCCGGACCACCCGGCGCAGCATCAGGGCGGCATCCCAGGTGTTGGCTGGGCCTCCGGCCAGAAGCAGGTAGTAGGCCAGGTCGTTGAGCTCCGGGGCCAGATTGGGGGGGAGGTCCTCCCACTCGAGGCAGCTGAGGACGGGC
The sequence above is drawn from the uncultured Holophaga sp. genome and encodes:
- a CDS encoding ankyrin repeat domain-containing protein, translating into MIPRSFAPAALLLLLGAPLSAQFGDIDFAYLGRRAVLERLEHPAPERPVDCYVFKPSGRTVTLSILGTRWAFLSEFDSAGHRLWRSFPLPIAGCTPFLDRSFKPFFQPFGEGGLVLCFPQAPPSAPSHWLLLPDHRILSVSEAGERTLRLWDGELDPEARVEEEVQRRWAEAPPRDGKGEAIPWKAPTWISGQDPTTDWPAFQKALFQAGQHFRALRPKGSAQAARTTLAELEPVLSCLEWEDLPPNLAPELNDLAYYLLLAGGPANTWDAALMLRRVVRADPHREVALLNLADTLDALSKEQNPWSTLTSANCRVQAQEYYRLYALERMPYGFPPALKAKLLEKLGVPHLDPVQCRPRQSLFRALEDKDERAFEAALKAHPEDLDSLMPDQLTALQRCIDLKRDDWALQLLAAGADPNRNSGWPNSKPALLRAISQGNPDLVGQLLAHGASLRAYRNCPPALVAAAYHISQPDSLEVFKRVLAASGPEVDVVDREGCTPLLKAAGWPAPLPWVQLLLDKGADVHRTDKYGRTVLHRLPPFHLEQVAPLMERFLAHGADPNAVDRQGDTPLLHLWVWTGASPETEAGMARILLKHGAKVDTVDREGRTPLFLAVARRNLGGVELLLAAGADPSQATRNRETALQLAERSLQNERAYGRDRARLASVETILARLRQAGAKRP